The following is a genomic window from Pseudomonas promysalinigenes.
CTGACCCTGCACTTCCAGAAGGCTGGCGACATTACCGTGGAGGTAGCCGTACAGAAGCAGGCGCCAGCGGACCAGGCCCACGAACACACGCACTGACACCCGCTCACAGGCACTGACCCACATGAGCCTGCCGCGTAACAGCCGCAGCCGTACCACCCGCCCTGCTAGCAGGCGCGTCGGTGGCGGCTGGCTGAGCCTGTTCGCCATGTGGATGATTTTCATCGGCCCGCTTATTTCCCAGGCGATGCCGATGGACCACCACGCCGACATGAGCATGCCGATGGACATGGCCATGCCTGCGGCCCACGCCCATGGCAGCGACGGCCATCACGGCCACGGCAACGATGGCCAGTTGCATGTGACGTGGGAGAAGTGCGGCTATTGCAGCCTGCTGTTCAACTGCCCCGCCCTGCCGCAGGCCCTCAGCCCACTGGGCGTGGCCAGCGCAGTCCCTGCCACGCATACCCTGACTACCACGCGTTTGGGGCATGCCCGGCAGGCGATTTTCCCCGGTGCGCGTAGCCGCGCGCCGCCCCTTTCGATCAGCGTCTGAATCCATTGCTATCGCGCGGAGCCACAAGGCTTCGGCCCCCCTCATGACTGATCGACTGGAATCACTATGTCTGGCTGCACCCGTGTCTTTCCACCCGCCCTGCGCGGTACGTTCGCCGCGTTATGCGGCTCGCTGCTTGCCCCCATGGCCCTGGCCAGCGACCTTGGCCCCGAGGCCAACGAAGCCGAGCTGAGCCCTACGGTGATCACTGCCATCGCGCCAAGCTCGCCACTGACCGTGGTCACCAACCCCAAAGATCCGCGCCAGCCGGTGCCGGCCAGCGATGGCGCCGATTACCTGAAAACCATCCCAGGCTTTTCAGCGATCCGCGCCGGTGGCACCAATGGCGACCCGGTACTGCGTGGCATGTTCGGCTCACGCCTGAACATTCTCACCAACGGCGGTGTAATGCTCGGCGCCTGCCCCAACCGTATGGATGCCCCCACCTCCTACATCGCCCCGGAAACCTACGACCGCCTGACTGTGATCAAAGGCCCGCAAAGCGTGATCTGGGGGCCGGGGGGCTCGGCCGGCACGGTGCTCTTTGAGCGTGAGCCGGAGAAGTTCGGCACCCTTGGCAGCCGGGTCAATGCCAGCTTGCTGGCCGGGTCCAATGGCCGCTTCGACAAGGTGCTCGACGCTGCCGCCGGCAATAGCCAGGGCTACGCACGCTTGATTGGCAACCAGTCGCGCTCGGACGATTACCAAGACGGCAATGGCGACACCGTGCCGTCGCGCTGGGAAAAGTGGAACGGCGACGTCACCCTGGGCTGGACGCCCGACCAGGACACCTTGCTCGAACTCACCGCCGGTAAGGGTGACGGCGAGGCGCGTTATGCCGGGCGGGGCATGG
Proteins encoded in this region:
- a CDS encoding DUF2946 domain-containing protein translates to MSLPRNSRSRTTRPASRRVGGGWLSLFAMWMIFIGPLISQAMPMDHHADMSMPMDMAMPAAHAHGSDGHHGHGNDGQLHVTWEKCGYCSLLFNCPALPQALSPLGVASAVPATHTLTTTRLGHARQAIFPGARSRAPPLSISV